Part of the Haliaeetus albicilla unplaced genomic scaffold, bHalAlb1.1 scaffold_146, whole genome shotgun sequence genome, CTCCGTGGCAACCGCGCCCCGCCCCTAGCAACCCAGTCCAGCTCCTTGGCGACCAGACCCCGCCCCTGACAACCAGACCCCGCCCCGGCAACTAGACCCCGCCCCTGGCAACCAGACCCCGCCCCCCCGCGACCGGCATCCCCCTCTCCCCGGCAACCACATCCCGCCCTTGGCAACGGCGGCCACGTCCTCCGCCGCCATTTTGGCCGCGCCGCCTTCCGATTGGTCAACCGGTCAGCGCGGGGAGGGAGAGCGGGCGGTGATTGGTCGAGGGGAAGGTTCCGCCCCTTTCTCCTCAGCCCGGCGGCGTCGCCTTCCCCCCTCAgcgcgggcaggcggcggcggcgccgggtGAGGTGcgggcccggggaggggggctaCGGGCCCGGGGAGGGGGATATACACCCCCGAGGGGGGGGTCCACGGCGTCGTCGACCCccgcttcccccctccccacacgCACGCACCCCCTCCAGGATGGCGGCCCTGCCGCCGCGGGAGTTCGCGGCGCAGGTATTGCCCGGTTGCGTGGTACCGACGGCTCGGCAGGGCCTGGCCCAGGTCTGGCCGTTgttgctgctctgcctgggggcCCGGCTGCTGCACCGGCTGCGTGAGTGGGGCGGCATCGGCGGGGGAGGGGGATGCGGGAGtctggggggagggggcaggcaTTAGGAGGGGGcctgggggttttgggggggggacctaggggttttggggggacccaggcgctggggggggacagccagGAGTTTGGGGATCCTCAAGCATccggtgggggggggctgggattTGAAGGGGACCCAAGCAtttggggggggacccaggcatgGGGGGGAGTTTAGGGGGGCCCAGGCATCGGGGTGGGGGGTCCTCAGGAGTCTGGGGGGTGGTTAGGAGTTTAGGGGAACCCAGGCATCCAGGGGGGACCACctaggggtctgggggggggggggggcaggagttTGGGGAGACCCAGgcactgggggagggggggggctcAGCCACCCCACCTCCCCTGTAAGAGCTCCCGATCCCACGGGGCCTTCCCCGGGGGGGCCCCCCCAATTCCCTCAGCTGACCCCCCCCCGCTGTCGGCGTGCGCAGCGCTGCCGCAGGGGGGGAAGCACgcaggggcggcggcggggggcctGCTGGCCCTGCACCACTTCTTCGGGGCGCAGGCGCTGTGGGTGGCCCTGCTGAGCGGGCTCTGCGCCCTCACCCTTCTGCTGAGCCGGGCCCGGGCCCAGCGAGGGCTCTGCCTCGCCCTGGCCGCCCTCAGCTACCTCCTGATGGGGTATGGGGGGCGTATTGGGGGCGCTGGGAGGGGcactgggggtgctgggagtgGAATTGGGGCTGCTGAGGGGGACTAGGATGGGGATTGGAAGGACTGGGAGGGGAGTTGGGGGTGCTGGGATGGGGATTGGGGGCGCTGGGGGGGATTGGGGGcgctgggggggactgggagggggatTGGGGACACTGagagggggtttggggtcactgggggggactgggagggggatTGGGGACACTGAGAGGGGGATTGGGGGCACTGGGTGGGGATTGGGGGCACTGAGGGAGGGATTGGGGTAGATTGGGAGTGCTGGAAGGGGAATTGGGGGCACTGAGAGGGACTAGGATGGGGATTTGCGGCACTGGGGGACTGGGAGAGGAGTTGGGGGTGCTGGGATGGGGATTGGGGGTGCTGGGATGGGGATTGGGGGTGCTgaggggaactgggagggggATTGGGGAGATTGGGAGTGCTGGGAGGGGGattgggggcactgggggggagttggggggcCTGAGAGGGGGAttgggggtactgggggggagttgggggcATTAGGGTGGTGattgggggcactgggggtgCTGGGAAGGTGCTAGAGGTAACTGGGAGAGTGCTAGAGGTAACtgggagggggactgggggcactggggtggACTGGAAGGGGAGTTGGGGCAATTGAGGCGGCTGGGAGGGTGattgggggcactgggggagaGCTTGGGATGCTGGGAGGGGAGTAGGAGACACTGGGAAGGTTCTGGATGTaactgggaggcactggagcGACTGGGAGGGGAGTTGGGGGAGATCGAGGGGACTGGAGGTAACCGGGAGGgaaactgggagcactgggaaggaTTGAAACAGCATCAAGGGGGGGAAGGAGTCTGGGGGTAAACTGGGAGCCCTGGTGTGGAACCAGGGGGGTCACTGGGAGTAACTGGgagcacacccccccccccccccccacacagGGAGCTGCACATGGTGGACACCGTCACCTGGCACAAGATGCGAGGTGAGACCCTGCAACCCGGgggtgttccccccccccaaaaaacgcCGGGATCCCCCCTCCCTGGCTGCCTGGGTCCctcagggggtgggggggggacacccccatattttggggtgcccccctccctgatttggggggggacacgacaaCGTACGACTCAGGGGCGCAGATGGTGGTGGCGATGAAGGCGGTGTCGCTGGGCTTCGACCTGGACCGGGGGGCcgagggggggccggggcgggaaCCCTCCCCCGCCCAGGTTTTGGGGTACCTCTGCTCCCCCGGCTCCGTCATCTTCGGGCCCTGGGAACCTTTCGGGGCGTACCTGCGGGCCGTCGAGGGGCCCCCCCTGGtacggggaggggggagtgggatttggggggggggccttGAGGGgtgtggggtgctgggaggggttttgggggggccttgaggggttttgggggggtgttgAGGGGTTTGGAGGGGGCAGGAGGGTTTTTGGGGGGAcctggaggggatgggggggccttgagatttggggggggctttgggagaaactgggaggagtttgggggggtcctggaggggatggggcaggggcttgagatttgggggggttttggggggaactgggaggagtttggggggtaggagggttttggggggggtgttgagGAGTTTGGGGGGGTGTTGAGGAGTttgaggggggcaggagggttTAGGGGGGGTGTTGAGGAGTTTTTGGGGGGAcctggaggggatgggggggggccttgagatttggggggggctttgggagaaactgggaggagtttgggggggTAGGAGGGTTTTGAGGGGGTGTTGAGGAgtttgggggggcaggagggttTTGGGAGGGTGTtgaggagttttgggggggacctggaggggatggggggggccttgagatttgggggggggctttgggggggactgggaggagtttgggggggTAGGAGTGTTGTGGGGGGATGTtgaggagtttggggggggcaggagggttttggggggaccTGGAGGGGATGAGGGGGGGTCCTTAAGAtttgggggggacgggacacggatgacggggagggtttggggatGTCTTGGGGGGGCTATTGGGGGCCATCGAGACTTTTGGGAGGGACCTGGGGAGTGGTGAAGGGTGAGGGGGGGTttagtggggctgggggggggggggggcgtagATTTTGGGGGGGCCCCCTTGACACCCcctcttgccccccccccccagagcgCGGCCTGGGCCCGCAAGGGGCTGCGCAGcctggggctggccctgctctgcctcctggTCTCCACCTGCCTGGcccccttcctcttctcctgcctCCTGCCGCTCTACGGCGCCCGCGCCCTGCGCCGGTGAGACCCCCCCCCGaacccccggggacccccccgaaTCCCCGGGGACCCCCCGAGCCCCAAACCTTCCCCGCTCACTGACCGTCTCTCCTTCTATCTGGGCTGCCCAGGAGCGTGTTTGCTAGGTgagggggggggcatgggggggggtttgggggatacagggggttttggggggggcacaggggggtTTTGAGGGGGCccggggggtttggggggggatacaggggggggttgtggggagcacagagggttttggggggggatgtggggggttttgggggggcacaggggaggtttggggggatACAGGGGGGTTTTGTGGGGGGTacagggggttttggggggctgtggggtgtttgggggggcatgggggctttggggggatgtggggggttttggggggcacgggggggttGGTGGGAATGTGGAGTGTTTTGGGGGGCACAGGGGAGTTTCGGGGGGTatgggtgttttgggggggcgcaagggggtttgggggggatgtgggggttttgggggggcacgGGGGTTTTGGGGGAACACGGGGGTGTGAGGATCTGGAGGGGTGGGGATGttggggggctgcggggacaCTGCGGGGGGGGTGTGACACAAGACGTGCGTGTGCGTCCCCCAaatccaacccccccccccccccactttgtgtgtgtcccccccccaggtggCTCCACGCCTACGAGAGCGCCCTCTCCTTCCACTTCAGCAACTTCTTCGTGGCTTTCCTCTCCGAGGCCACCGCCACCCTGGCCGGATCCGGCGCCTCCTTCCACCACGACCACCTCCACTGGTGAGGaacgggggggctggggggggattTTCGGGAACggggatccccccccccccccccccgaccacCACCGGTGACGCCGGCGTCCGCCGTAGGGACCTGGCGGTGTCGCGGCCGCTGCGGGTGGAACTGCCGCGTTCCATGGCCGACGTCGTCACCAACTGGAACCTGCCCATGTCCCGCTGGCTCCACACCTGTGAGTGGACTGGGAAAAGGGACCGGGGAAGGGGTCCGCTACTGGTtttaactgggggggggggggcgccgaCGTCGACAGACGTCTTTCAGACCGCCCGACGACTGGGGACCTTCGCCGCCGTGCTGGGCACCTACGCGGCCAGCGCTCTCCTCCACgtgagaccccccccaaacccccctaaacccccccgaccccccccaaaaccttcctgggcccccccaaacccctcccgggccccccccaacctccctgacccccccccccatgtcatgtcgtgtccccccccccagggtctCAGCTTCCACCTGGCCGCCGTCCTCCTCTCCCTCGGCCTCATCACCTACGTGGAGCACGGTCAGCGCTGGCCCTTTAAggctgggggcggggcctgGGGAATGGGGGCGGGGACAAAGGGaatggggtggggagaggaggaggggactGGAAAGTGGGTGGGGCTTAAGGGCTGTGGGAGGGGTCTGGGTGGGGGGCTGAAAGGGGTGGGCAGGGCTAAATGGGGCTGTGGGTGGTACTTAGAGGGTGTAGGCGGGGCTAAGTGGGGCTGTGGGTGGTACTTAGAAGGTGTGGGTGGGGCTAAATGGGCCTGTGGGTGGAGCCTGTAAGGTGTGGGTGGGGCTAAAGGCTGTGGGAGGAGCTGGGGGCTCTGGGTGGAGCCTACAAGGGGTGGGTGGGGCTAAACAGGGCTTTGGGTGGAGCCTAGAAAGCATGGGTGGGGCCTAGAAGGGGTGGGTGGGGCTAAATGGGGCTGTGGGGGGAACTGAGGGCTCTGGGTGGAGCCTATGAAGTGTAGGCGGGGTTAAATGGGACTGTGGGTGGAGCCTGGAGGGCTTTGAGTGGGGTTTACAAGGTGTGGGCGGGGCTAAAGGGGCTGGGGGCGGAGCCTGGAGAGCATGGGCAGAACCTAAAGGGAGTAGGTGGGGCTACAGTCCGTGGGTGGAGCCTGGAGGGGTGTGGGTGGAGCCTGGCAGGGGTGGGCAGACCTGTGGGCGTGGTGGGTGGAGATGGGGGCGTGGCCAAGCGCTGACCCCgccccttcccccctccccagtgctccGGAAGCGCCTGGCCGCCATCTTTGACGCCTGCGTCCTCTCCAAGCGCTGCCCCCCCGGCTGCCCCCACCGCCACAAGGACGTGAGCGCGTCAGGGCGGGGTCGGGGCGGGGTCGGGGCGTGTCCCCACCCACCTCTgaccccaccccacccctcccaaTCCCCCGTTTCCTGCAGGCGCTGTGGGTGCGGGGGCTGAACGGGGCGCTGGGGGCCGTCGCCCTCTTCCACCTCTCCTACCTGGGCGCCCTCTTCGACATGGAGGCCGACGACACCGTCGAGGAGCAGGTGGGCGACCCCAAAAAACCCCGAAGTCACCCCAAAACCCTTCCTCCCCCCCGTCCCCCGGCCGCCATTTTGCgtgtccttccccccccctcaacCAGGGTTACGGGATGTCGTACACCATCCGCAAGTGGTCGGAGCTGAACTGGGCGAGCCACTGGGTGAcgctggggtgctgggtgctcgCCTGCCTCCTGCGCtgacgtgtgtgtgtgtgtgtgtgtggtggggaactgggagcactgggacggACTGGGAGCggtgggaaggggagagagcGGCCGCTCTTTCCACCCACCCGCGGCCCTTCTAGGCCGCCGGGAGGCTCCTCTCGATGGTTCGTTCGGAGGTGCTCTTCCCGCCGGGGAGCGGGCGGAAGTGACGTCGCGCGGCCGCTCTAGGACCAATAAAGCCGCCTCCCCTCGGTGGTTTCCTGCTTTTCCGCCAATGGGACGGGGGCGggtgggcggggccgggcggcggcgcgcgCGCAGAGGGctccaccccccccaacacTCCTGCGGGCAGCGCGCGGTTTGACCGAAATCGTCTTAATTCACCCAAAAAACCGGCCTCAAACCCGATACtcgcggggaaggggggggggagggaaccCACGGAGCCCCTGTAGGacggggcagggggctgggagcccgatggggggggtggggggtgtctatagggcctgggggggggctgcgggcccTATAGAGCGCGGTGGGTCCGTATGGGCCCTAtaggggccggggggggggttgaTCCCATCAGGAGCCCTTGTCCTTGGAGGGAGACCTGCAAGAGAGAGAGACCCCGGGGCTGAGGGCGGCCCTGGGCATCCTATACGGCCCCGGGGGGTCCCTATGGGTCCTATATGTGTGCGGGGGGGGCCTATGGATCCTATATGCCCCCAGGGGGGCTCCCTATGGATCCTATAGGCCATCAAGGGAGGCCCTATATGTTCTCAGGGGGTCCCTGTGGATCCTATATGCCACTATGGAGGCTGTATGGCCCTGGGGGGGgctccctgtgcatcctataCACCATCAGGGGGGCCCTATATACCCTTGGGGGGGCCCTGTATACCCTCAGGGGGTGTTCTATGGATTCTATATGTGTCTATGGATCCTacatggcgggggggaggcTCCCTATGGATCCTATACGGCCTCAGGAGAGGCCCTGTATATTCTCAGGGGGCCCCTATTGTCCGTGGGGGGGCCCCTATGGATCCTATGAACCTTTGGGGGGCCCCTATGGATGCTGTATGGCCCTGGGGGGcctccctgtgcatcctataCACCATCGGGGGGGCCCTGTGGATTCCATATGCCTCTGTGGATCCTATACACCCACGGGGGGGGGCCCTGTATACCCTCAGGGGGTGTCCTATGGATTCTGTATGTATCTATGGATCCTACATGGCACGGGGGAGGCTCCCTATGGATCTTATACAGCCTCAGGAGAAGCCTTATGGCTCCTTTGTAGCCTTGGGGGGCTCCTATAGATCCTATatgtgtgcgggggggggggctctaTAGATCCTATATGCCCCTATGGACGCTGTATGGCCCTGGGGGGGCTCCCTGTGGATCCTATACACCGTCGGGGGGACCCTATGGCACCCGGGGGGGGTCCCTATGGACTCCATACGTCACGTCTCGGTTCGCGGAGGTTAGTGGGGTTAGTGCCCGCCCCAGCACGCGGCCGTTAACCAAATCTGCCTTTATTAGCCCCGATTCACAGTTAAAAACGCGCCgtgtcccctccctcccctccccccctaTAAAATCTGTACATTctgcccctcccccccgccccgggaggGGCCCCTCtgtgcccccggccccccgctaACGAGGCGGGATGACCCCTAACGAGCCCCAAGGGGTCCCTGTCACCTAACGAACCCCCAATGGATTCCTGTCGCCTCATTAACCTTCAGCTCCGGGTCCCCACCACCTAACGAGCCCCGTTAGGTCCCCACCACCTAACGAGCCTTAACGAGTTCCTGCCACCACCTAATGACCCCCATTAGgtccccaccaccacctaagGAACCCCAATGGGTCCCTCGTCCCCTAATGAACCCCAATGGGTCCCCACCACCTAACGAGCCTTAACGAGTCCCCACCACCGCCTAACGAACTCTAATGGGCCCCCATCACCTCACGAACCTAACGAACCCTAATGGGTCCCCCACCCCCTAATGACCCCCATTAGGTCCCCCACCGCCACCTAACGAACCTTAATGGGGCCCCCACAGCCACCTAACGAACCCGAATGGGTCCTCCACCGCCGCCTAACGAGCCCTAATGGGTCCCCCACCCCCTAATGACCCCCATTAGGTCCCTCACCGCCACCTAACGAACCTTAATGGGTCCCCCACCACCAAATGAACCCTAATGGGTCCCCCACCGCCACCTAACGAACCCCATTAGGTCCCCCACCGCCACCTAACGAACCTTAACGGTCTCCCACCACCAAATGAACCTTAATGGGGCCCCCACAGCCACCTAACCAACCTGAATGGGTCCTCCACCGCCGCCTAACGAGCCCTAATGGGTCCCCCACCCCCTAATGACCCCCATTAGGTCCCCCACCGCCACCTAACGAACCTTAATGGGTCCCCCACCACCAAATGAACCCTAATGGGTCCCCCACCGCCACCTAACGAACCCCATTAGGTCCCCCACCGCCACCTAACGAACCTTAACGGTCTCCCACCACCAAATGAACCTTAATGGGGCCCCCACAGCCACCTAACCAACCTGAATGGGTCCTCCACCGCCGCCTAACGAGCCCTAATGGGTCCCCCACCCCCTAATGACCCCCATTAGGTCCCCCACCGCCACCTAACGAACCTTAACGGGTCCCCCTCCACCTAATGAACCTTACCAGGTCCCCCACCGCCACCAAAACGAACCTTACTGGCTCCTTCATCGCCTAACGAACCTCaccagaccccccccccgctaaCGAACCCCACCGGGgtcttcctccccctcctgccgccaaccccccgtcccgtcccccaTCCCCCAAAACACCGGcggagggggggagaggggcgggggcgggggggggggtccccacctCCCCTCACGCCCCCACTGACTTGCCGCCGccgtcctgctgctgctgctgccgtcCCTCGGCGTCGGCGCGGTTGGCGGCGGCGGCGTTGGCGGCGCGAGGGCGGCCGTAGAGGTAGACGGCGGCCAGGACCATGGCGGTGCCGGCCAGGAAAGGGCCGCGGGGTCGGAAGCCGAAAAGATGGACGGAGGCGACGGTGGAAGCCAAAATGGAGAGGGCGGTGGCGAAACCCTTCAAGATGTTGTCGGCGTAGCGGACCACCACGGCTACCAAAAGCCCCCCGGCCGCTTGGTTGACCACCACGGCCCAAACGGCCGGGTTGTAACCGTAAAAAAAGCCCAAGCCGGCTACCGCCGAGCCCTCGGCGGCCACCATGGCGGCCAAACCCACGGCCGTCCCCACGGCGCCCAGCTGGACGTTGCGGACCCAGATGGAACCTCCCGTCGTCTTCAGCAGCCGCTCGAAGTAAACGCCGGCGAAACCCGACGAGAGGCACGAGGCGGCCACCGCCGCCAACCCCACGGCGTAACTTTGGGGGGGTCCTTCGGCGGGGGACGGAGAACCCCCCGGCGCGGCTCGGGCTTGTTCGGCTTGGACCAGGGCTACCCCGGCGAAGAGGAGGGCGAGCGAGAGCCACTGCAGCCGCGAGAGGGAcgtccccagcagcagcaccgaAAAAAGCGCGGTGGTCAGGATTTTCAGCTGGTACGTCACCtgcgggggggacacgggacaccgggggggggggttgtcaCCGtccggggagggggagaaggagagggggTGAAGGGAACGGCcgccaccggggggggggggaaaatggggatggggatgaggggAGGGACGTCACCACCAaggagaggggtggggggagcgctgtggggtgagggatggggacggggggacggggatggggacagggatgtcaccatggggacagggacggggggacggggaccccgctgtggggtgagggatggggacggggatggggacagggatgaggacatggggacagggatggggggacggggatggggacagggatgtcACCATGGGCACAGGGACGGGGACCCCGCtgtggggtgagggatggggacagggatgtcaccatggggacagggatggagggacggggatggggggacagggacaggaacagggggacggggacccCACTGTGGGGTGAGGgacgtggggacagggacgtggggacagggacaggaatGGAGGGATGGGGACCCCACTGGGGGGTGAGGGATGTGAAAATGGGGACAAggacacggggatggggacggggatggggggacGGGAATAGAGGGACGGGGACCCCGCtgtggggtgagggatggggacggggggacggggatggggatgggggtgtcaccatggggacagggatggggggacggggatggggatggggggacggggatggCAGCATAGGGACAGGAATAGGGGGACAGGGACCCTGCTGTGGGGTGAGGgacgtggggacagggacgtggggacagggacaggaatGGAGGGATGGGGACCCCACTGGGGGGTGAGGGACACGAAAATGGGGACAAGGACACGGGGatggggggacggggacgcCACTGTGGGGTGAgagacatggggatggggacaaggacacggggatggggaccccaCTGTGGGGTGAAGGACGTGGGGACGGGGACCCCGCtgtggggtgagggatgggaGGATGGGGATGccaccatggggacagggacaaggacacggggacagggaccccactgtggggtgagggatggggagacggggacagggatggggggacggggacagggacggAGGGATGGGGACTCCACTGGGGGGTGAGGGACGCAAAAATGGGGACAAggacacggggatggggacagggatggggacacggggatggggGGACGGGAATAGAGAGATGGGGACCCCACTGTGGGGTGAAGGACGTGGGGACAGGGATGtcgggacagggacagggacggAAGGATGGGGACTCCACGGGGGGGTGAGGGACGCAAAAATGGGGACAAggacacggggatggggacggggatggggggacGGGAATAGAGGGATGGGGACCCCACTGTGGGGTGAAGGACGTGGGGACAGGGATGtcgggacagggacagggacggAAGGATGGGGACTCCACGGGGGGGTGAGGGACGCAAAAATGGGGACAAggacacggggatggggacggggatggggggacGGGAATAGAGGGATGGGGACCCCACTGTGGGGTGAAGGATGTGCGGACAGGGAtgtggggacggggacagggatggggacagggatgtggGGACGGGGATGCCACCATGGGCACAGGAACGAGGACACGGGGCTGGGGACCCCACTGTGGGGTGAGGGACGTGGGGGTGGGGACAAGGACACGGGGACGGGGACCCTACTGAGGGGTGAGAGACATGGGGACGGGGATGGTGATGGGGGGACGGGAAtagagggctggggaccccacTGTGGAGTGAAGgacgtggggacagggacaggaatGGAGGGATGGGGACCCCACTGGGGGGTGAGGGACGTGAAAATGGGGACAaggacacagggatggggacagggatggggggtGAAGGatgtggggacagggatggggacacggggacgggGATATGGGGACGGGGACCCCACTGTGGGGTGAAGgacgtggggacagggacagggggacggggacagggacgCCACCATGGGCACAGGGACAAGGAGAGAGACGGGGACACCGAGACGGGGATGCCCAAGGGTTCGGGGTGGGGATGCGGGGTCCCCCCCGTTCTGCGCGCCACCGCGTCCCCGCACGTCCCCGAACGTCCCACCTGGAAGGTGGCGGCGGGCAGGTTGGAGATGGCGACGTACTGGAGGTTGTTCTGGAGGGTGTAGATGAGGGAGGGGACGGCCAGGCGCAGCGTGTCCCCGAACTGTCCCACCACCGCCTCGTGCAGCGTCACCGCCGTCTGCCGCACGCtgcctggggcggggggggacacacggacGCGGGACGGGGGTCAGGCCCCCTTTGTCCCCAGcggtggaggggggggacggacacaaCCCGCCGGTGGGTCGGCCGTGTCCCCGACGTCCCCTCCTGTGTCCCTCCGTCCTCTCACGTCCCCCCACCGTGTCCCACCTCGTGTCCCCCCGCatccccccgtgtcccctcaCGtgcccccccgtgtcccccccacgTCCCCTTACATCCTCCCACGTCTCCTCatgtcccccgtgtccccccatgtcccctcacgtcctctcctgtgtctcctCACGTCCCCTTGTATCCCCCCACATCTTTTCACgtgtccccccacgtcccctcccgtgtcccccccatgtcccaccTCACGTCCCGTGTCCACCCtgtgtccccccgtgtccccccacgtcccctcCTGTGTCCCCTCATGTCCCCCCACGTCTTTTCacacccccccgtgtccccccacatctcctgtgtcccccccacgtCCCACCTCACGTCCCCTCGCGTCCCCCCACGTCTTTTCATGTCCCtccgtgtccccccatgtcccaaCTCACGTCCCCTGTGTCCACCCCacgtccccccgtgtccccccacgtcccctcCTGTGTCCCCTCATGTCCCCCCACGTCTTTTCAcacgtccccgtgtccccccacatctcctgtgtccccccccacgtcccctcctgtgtcccccccatgtcccaccTCACATCCCCTCGCGTCCCCCCACGTCTTTTCacacccccccgtgtccccccatctcctgtgtccccccacgtcccctcCTGTGTCCCCTCATGTCCCC contains:
- the SLC35A2 gene encoding UDP-galactose translocator — its product is MAATGGGGGGGHSGPSAVSRRVKYASLGVLVLQNASLVLSIRYVRTLPGERFLPTTAVVLAEAMKGGACLLLLLLQHRGSVRQTAVTLHEAVVGQFGDTLRLAVPSLIYTLQNNLQYVAISNLPAATFQVTYQLKILTTALFSVLLLGTSLSRLQWLSLALLFAGVALVQAEQARAAPGGSPSPAEGPPQSYAVGLAAVAASCLSSGFAGVYFERLLKTTGGSIWVRNVQLGAVGTAVGLAAMVAAEGSAVAGLGFFYGYNPAVWAVVVNQAAGGLLVAVVVRYADNILKGFATALSILASTVASVHLFGFRPRGPFLAGTAMVLAAVYLYGRPRAANAAAANRADAEGRQQQQQDGGGKSPSKDKGS
- the PORCN gene encoding protein-serine O-palmitoleoyltransferase porcupine; protein product: MAALPPREFAAQVLPGCVVPTARQGLAQVWPLLLLCLGARLLHRLPLPQGGKHAGAAAGGLLALHHFFGAQALWVALLSGLCALTLLLSRARAQRGLCLALAALSYLLMGELHMVDTVTWHKMRGAQMVVAMKAVSLGFDLDRGAEGGPGREPSPAQVLGYLCSPGSVIFGPWEPFGAYLRAVEGPPLSAAWARKGLRSLGLALLCLLVSTCLAPFLFSCLLPLYGARALRRSVFARWLHAYESALSFHFSNFFVAFLSEATATLAGSGASFHHDHLHWDLAVSRPLRVELPRSMADVVTNWNLPMSRWLHTYVFQTARRLGTFAAVLGTYAASALLHGLSFHLAAVLLSLGLITYVEHVLRKRLAAIFDACVLSKRCPPGCPHRHKDALWVRGLNGALGAVALFHLSYLGALFDMEADDTVEEQGYGMSYTIRKWSELNWASHWVTLGCWVLACLLR